In one Streptomyces sp. R33 genomic region, the following are encoded:
- a CDS encoding Twin-arginine translocation pathway signal, with amino-acid sequence MSPRNDALRAARLRAGWRTMDQAAAELTAHGQALLGDPHFTVAPRTWRRWEGRADGRGWPPEETSQVLHDALGRWPEDLGFTAPAGWIRPERQHEDQVERRTFISITAAALVAGPVAPQHVDPALIDYFQSQLEGHYRADMFLGPHDLIGTVSEQYRLIDKLVRSARGETRRGLLRVGAAYAALVGWLYQDAGDLGAAAFWRGVTQEIAVRSRDPHLIGYSLVNQAQVRTDLGDGPGVIDLCEAALDDSNALVPKVRIMAMQQQAHGASLTGDRAAVDRLIDTAGSLIHRVDDDLPWGNACRRTPGYLEVQRATCYGRLGLGREAASLWSQVLDAVPTTARRDRGVYLARHATAAAAARQPDQALEIGRAAAEIAVETRSVRMARELATLKRAMRPWQDAPVGRDLSEILAPVTEGS; translated from the coding sequence ATGAGCCCCCGCAACGACGCGCTCCGAGCCGCCCGGCTTCGGGCCGGCTGGCGAACCATGGACCAGGCCGCGGCGGAGCTCACCGCCCACGGGCAAGCGCTGCTGGGAGACCCGCACTTCACCGTCGCGCCCCGCACCTGGCGGCGGTGGGAAGGGCGGGCGGACGGCCGCGGCTGGCCGCCCGAGGAGACCTCACAGGTACTGCACGACGCGCTCGGCCGGTGGCCCGAAGACCTTGGATTCACGGCGCCCGCCGGATGGATCCGACCCGAGAGGCAGCATGAGGACCAGGTGGAACGCCGTACCTTCATCTCCATCACGGCCGCGGCACTCGTTGCCGGGCCCGTCGCACCACAGCATGTGGACCCCGCGCTGATCGACTACTTCCAGTCGCAGTTGGAAGGCCACTACCGGGCCGACATGTTCCTCGGCCCACACGATTTGATCGGTACCGTGTCGGAGCAGTACCGACTTATCGACAAGCTGGTACGCTCCGCACGCGGTGAAACCCGACGTGGTCTCCTCCGGGTCGGTGCCGCCTACGCGGCGCTCGTCGGATGGCTGTACCAGGACGCCGGCGACCTCGGCGCGGCAGCGTTCTGGCGGGGGGTGACGCAGGAGATAGCGGTACGGTCGCGCGATCCCCACCTCATCGGCTACTCCCTCGTCAACCAAGCCCAGGTCCGAACTGACCTCGGCGACGGCCCCGGCGTCATCGACCTGTGCGAGGCCGCCCTCGACGACAGCAACGCCCTCGTCCCGAAGGTCCGGATCATGGCCATGCAGCAGCAGGCCCACGGCGCCAGCCTCACCGGCGACCGGGCCGCCGTCGACCGGCTCATCGACACGGCCGGCAGCCTTATCCACCGAGTCGACGATGACCTGCCCTGGGGCAACGCCTGCCGCCGCACCCCGGGCTATCTGGAGGTTCAACGGGCCACCTGCTACGGCCGGCTCGGACTCGGCCGGGAGGCCGCCTCCCTGTGGTCACAGGTCTTGGACGCGGTGCCGACGACCGCGCGCCGGGACCGCGGTGTGTACCTGGCCCGGCACGCCACCGCGGCGGCCGCCGCCCGCCAGCCGGACCAGGCATTGGAGATCGGACGGGCCGCCGCGGAGATCGCAGTGGAGACCCGGTCGGTGCGTATGGCCCGTGAACTGGCCACCCTGAAGCGGGCCATGCGTCCGTGGCAGGATGCCCCGGTAGGCCGGGACCTCTCCGAGATCCTGGCGCCCGTCACCGAGGGGAGCTGA
- a CDS encoding 4a-hydroxytetrahydrobiopterin dehydratase has translation MGVPQPMTHEQIAEHLAKLPGWEQDGDKITRTYEIRYHAAVAAIVTIADRSRRIHHHADLDLRIDHLRASITTHDAGNQITAADFDLARRIDAIVAAHQSLPLD, from the coding sequence ATGGGCGTACCGCAGCCGATGACGCACGAGCAGATCGCCGAGCACCTGGCGAAGCTGCCGGGGTGGGAGCAGGACGGCGACAAGATCACCCGTACGTACGAGATCCGCTACCACGCGGCCGTCGCCGCCATCGTCACCATCGCTGACCGGTCCCGGCGCATTCATCATCACGCGGACCTCGACCTGCGCATTGACCACCTGCGCGCGTCGATCACCACACACGATGCCGGGAACCAGATCACCGCGGCAGACTTCGACCTTGCCCGCCGTATCGACGCGATCGTGGCCGCGCACCAGTCGCTCCCGCTGGACTGA
- a CDS encoding IS256 family transposase — translation MADKDEAAASVAGDKTVDEVVERLLDKADSSGAALLGEGGLLTEITKAVLERALEAEMSEHLGYERGDSAGHGSGNSRNGTSPKTVLTDAGAVTLAVPRDRNGEFEPRLVPKNARRLAGFNDRILSLYARGMSVRDIRSHLAQIYGVEVSPDLISKVTDAVIDELVTWQNRPLDAVWPIIYIDALWVKIRSGSVTSKPVYLAVGVDMDGRKDVLGLWVGAEGEGATTWMAVLSELRNRGIEDVCIVVCDGLKGLPDAVTATWPKATVQTCVIHLTRASLRLSSVRDHPKLVPALRAIYTAPTETAAEQALDAFEASDLGERYPAIVRTWRSAWPEFTPYLAFPPAIRTVVYSTNMVESINSRLRKATRNRGHFPSEQAALKVLYLAVREQINPKARDANHVAPHWKEALNQFSLFFEDRLSIQ, via the coding sequence ATGGCAGACAAAGACGAAGCGGCCGCGTCCGTGGCCGGCGACAAGACGGTCGACGAGGTGGTCGAGCGGCTGCTCGACAAAGCTGACTCCTCGGGAGCGGCCCTGCTCGGCGAGGGCGGGCTCCTGACGGAGATCACCAAGGCTGTTCTGGAGCGGGCTCTGGAAGCCGAGATGAGTGAACACCTCGGCTACGAACGCGGAGATTCCGCAGGTCACGGCTCTGGAAACTCCCGGAACGGGACGTCGCCCAAGACGGTCCTGACCGATGCCGGCGCCGTCACTTTGGCGGTGCCCAGAGACCGCAACGGTGAGTTCGAGCCGCGTCTGGTCCCGAAGAACGCCCGCCGGCTGGCGGGATTCAACGACCGGATCCTCTCGCTCTACGCGCGCGGGATGAGCGTGCGCGACATCCGCTCCCACCTCGCCCAGATCTACGGAGTCGAGGTCAGCCCAGACCTGATCAGCAAGGTCACCGACGCCGTGATCGACGAGCTCGTGACCTGGCAGAACCGGCCCCTCGACGCGGTCTGGCCGATCATCTACATCGACGCATTGTGGGTGAAGATCCGTTCTGGCTCGGTGACATCGAAGCCGGTCTACCTGGCCGTCGGCGTCGACATGGACGGCCGCAAAGACGTCCTCGGCTTGTGGGTTGGAGCCGAGGGTGAAGGCGCGACCACGTGGATGGCGGTGCTGTCGGAACTGCGGAACCGGGGTATCGAGGACGTGTGCATCGTCGTCTGCGATGGTCTGAAGGGCCTGCCCGACGCCGTCACCGCGACCTGGCCCAAGGCCACGGTCCAGACGTGCGTGATTCACCTGACCAGGGCCTCGCTCAGACTGTCGTCCGTGCGGGACCACCCGAAGCTGGTGCCGGCTCTGAGAGCGATCTACACAGCGCCGACCGAGACGGCCGCCGAACAGGCCCTTGACGCGTTCGAGGCCTCTGACCTGGGCGAACGCTACCCGGCGATCGTGCGGACCTGGCGGTCGGCCTGGCCGGAGTTCACTCCCTACCTGGCGTTCCCACCGGCCATAAGGACGGTGGTCTACTCCACGAACATGGTCGAATCGATCAACTCGCGGCTCCGCAAAGCCACCCGCAACCGCGGCCATTTCCCCTCGGAACAGGCAGCGTTGAAGGTCCTCTACCTCGCAGTCCGCGAGCAGATCAACCCCAAAGCGCGCGATGCCAACCACGTCGCCCCACACTGGAAGGAAGCGCTGAACCAGTTCTCACTCTTCTTCGAGGACCGGCTCAGCATCCAATGA
- a CDS encoding nuclear transport factor 2 family protein has product MTRMTTTTAPTSTSTGTAPLTRAQGTALLDGWTQLWNGDLALAEALIAPDFRLRFANTVPGTGPDATLDRPDLTAFIGSHREERPGLTYAVDGPPVVDGARAEVAARWTATYTDGSGDRVTKSGIDLLAIADDRIAAVWSLTGDRRFAP; this is encoded by the coding sequence ATGACCCGCATGACCACCACTACCGCTCCGACCAGCACCTCGACCGGAACGGCCCCACTGACCCGCGCACAGGGCACCGCACTGCTGGACGGATGGACACAGCTCTGGAACGGCGACCTCGCCCTCGCCGAGGCACTCATCGCGCCTGACTTCCGGCTCCGATTCGCCAACACGGTCCCCGGCACCGGCCCCGACGCCACACTCGACCGCCCGGACCTGACCGCGTTCATCGGCTCCCACCGAGAGGAACGCCCAGGGCTCACGTACGCGGTCGACGGTCCGCCGGTGGTCGACGGCGCCCGTGCGGAAGTGGCCGCCCGCTGGACCGCCACGTACACCGACGGCTCGGGCGATCGCGTCACCAAGAGCGGCATCGACCTGCTGGCGATCGCCGACGACCGCATCGCGGCCGTCTGGTCGCTGACCGGAGACCGCCGCTTCGCGCCGTGA
- a CDS encoding SRPBCC family protein gives MPGIHRPHLHALFTLPLAIGILAAAALPAGAAVSRSHHTAKSLTCRGAGVDPAARVRHRAEFLINAPLRTVWKLQTDVERWPSWQTPVTTVERLDHGPLHQGSTFRWTMPLPANPTPATSLEITSTVEQLRQHSCIRWTGPATGEGLHIDGVHVWNFTQTPGGVRVSTEETHTGPQVDADVPTATAMLRQGLEAWLGDLKATAEARTHHRPN, from the coding sequence ATGCCCGGCATCCACCGCCCCCACCTCCACGCCCTGTTCACCCTCCCGCTCGCCATCGGCATCCTCGCCGCCGCCGCGTTACCCGCCGGCGCAGCCGTCTCTCGCAGCCATCACACTGCCAAGTCCCTCACCTGCCGCGGCGCCGGAGTCGACCCCGCCGCCCGCGTCCGCCACCGGGCCGAGTTCCTCATCAACGCCCCGCTGCGCACGGTCTGGAAACTGCAGACCGACGTCGAGCGCTGGCCGTCCTGGCAGACCCCCGTGACGACCGTGGAACGCCTCGACCACGGTCCCCTCCACCAGGGTTCGACCTTCCGGTGGACAATGCCGCTACCCGCCAACCCGACTCCGGCCACCAGCCTGGAGATCACCTCGACCGTCGAACAGCTCAGGCAGCACTCCTGCATCCGCTGGACGGGCCCCGCGACCGGCGAGGGACTGCACATCGACGGCGTCCACGTGTGGAACTTCACCCAGACCCCCGGCGGCGTCAGGGTCAGCACCGAGGAGACCCACACCGGCCCCCAGGTCGACGCAGACGTCCCCACGGCAACCGCCATGCTCCGCCAGGGACTCGAAGCATGGCTGGGCGACCTCAAGGCCACCGCCGAGGCCCGCACCCACCACCGCCCGAACTGA
- a CDS encoding PP2C family protein-serine/threonine phosphatase, whose translation MIESGRPRLRRRYGPGRLVRLSPVILTVVIASLAYATPPEMAFSRLLPAAPALAAAMWPVLPTVLLGTVCLFLMIGLSFVFPDLGTWWTCAGIIAVTVAAAYGSHVRLQRERTLFQVRLVADAAQQVVLSPMPRRLGNVEIESLYVAAAAEARIGGDFYEVVDTPFGVRLLIGDVRGKGLPAVGAAAAIVNAFREAAYGEPDMVDVARRLDASSTRYNAAFPPDEPMERFATALLAEIPHGGRRIDILNCGHPPPLLLNRRNLRVLEPATPSPLLSLAELIGDHYNVDTFDFAPGDLLLLYTDGIAETRARDGEFFPLAAWMHRQPPTPPRELLTALHRDLIRYSRGRLDDDIAALAVRLSEP comes from the coding sequence GTGATCGAGTCTGGACGGCCGCGGCTCCGTCGGCGCTACGGCCCCGGGAGGCTTGTGCGGCTGTCGCCGGTCATTCTGACCGTCGTGATCGCCAGCCTGGCCTACGCCACTCCGCCGGAAATGGCCTTCAGCCGCCTCCTGCCCGCCGCGCCGGCCCTGGCCGCCGCCATGTGGCCGGTCCTCCCCACCGTCCTGCTCGGGACGGTCTGCCTCTTTCTGATGATCGGCCTCAGCTTCGTCTTCCCCGATCTGGGAACGTGGTGGACGTGCGCCGGGATCATCGCGGTCACCGTGGCCGCCGCGTACGGAAGCCATGTCCGGCTCCAGCGGGAGCGCACCCTCTTCCAGGTACGGCTCGTCGCCGACGCGGCGCAACAGGTGGTGCTGAGCCCCATGCCGCGCCGCCTCGGGAACGTCGAGATCGAGTCGCTGTACGTCGCGGCCGCGGCGGAGGCCCGCATCGGTGGGGACTTCTACGAGGTCGTCGACACGCCGTTCGGGGTCAGGCTGCTCATCGGTGACGTACGGGGCAAGGGCCTGCCTGCAGTGGGGGCGGCCGCAGCGATCGTCAACGCCTTCCGGGAGGCGGCCTACGGCGAGCCCGACATGGTCGACGTCGCGCGCAGGCTGGACGCCAGCAGCACCCGCTACAACGCCGCCTTTCCCCCCGACGAGCCGATGGAGCGCTTCGCCACGGCCCTTCTCGCCGAGATCCCGCACGGCGGCAGACGTATCGACATCCTCAACTGCGGACACCCCCCGCCGCTGCTCCTGAACCGCAGGAATCTCCGTGTCCTCGAGCCCGCCACCCCCTCGCCACTGCTCAGCCTCGCGGAGCTGATCGGCGATCACTACAACGTCGACACCTTCGACTTCGCCCCCGGCGACCTGCTGCTGCTCTACACCGACGGGATCGCCGAGACCCGCGCCCGCGACGGAGAGTTCTTCCCGCTGGCGGCATGGATGCACCGACAGCCCCCCACCCCGCCCCGCGAACTGCTCACGGCCCTCCACCGCGACCTCATCCGCTACAGCAGAGGACGCCTCGACGACGACATCGCCGCCCTCGCCGTACGCCTGTCCGAGCCCTGA
- a CDS encoding helix-turn-helix domain-containing protein, with protein MPGGRLTQQERQQIALGLADGLAYAEIARRLDRPTSTVTREVMRNGGPAGYRADLAHRATEHRAHRRRQAAPRDPKAPVQTHGRDAEAVREYEETFTTVLMQAGTPKMMARVLACLYITDAGSLTASELVERLQVSPASISKAIAFLEGQGLVRRERDERRRERYVVDNDVWYQSMMASARGTAQLAETARQGVGILGPGTLAATRLENIARFVDFVSESIARAAEQARDVLYTKPEAPSDSTA; from the coding sequence ATGCCGGGAGGCAGACTCACCCAGCAGGAACGCCAGCAGATCGCGCTGGGCCTGGCCGACGGCCTCGCTTACGCGGAGATCGCCCGGCGTCTGGACCGTCCGACGTCGACGGTCACGCGTGAGGTGATGCGCAACGGCGGCCCGGCCGGTTACCGCGCGGATCTGGCGCACCGGGCCACCGAACACCGCGCGCACCGCCGCAGGCAGGCCGCGCCCCGCGACCCGAAGGCGCCCGTGCAGACCCACGGCCGCGATGCCGAGGCAGTGCGCGAGTACGAGGAGACGTTCACCACCGTCCTCATGCAGGCGGGCACGCCCAAGATGATGGCCCGGGTGCTGGCCTGCCTCTACATCACCGACGCGGGCAGCCTCACCGCGTCCGAACTCGTCGAGCGCCTCCAGGTCAGCCCGGCGTCCATCTCCAAGGCGATCGCGTTCCTCGAGGGCCAGGGCCTGGTCCGCCGCGAACGCGACGAACGCCGCCGCGAGCGCTACGTCGTCGACAACGACGTCTGGTACCAGTCCATGATGGCCAGCGCCCGCGGCACCGCCCAGCTCGCCGAGACCGCACGGCAGGGCGTCGGCATCCTCGGCCCCGGCACCCTGGCCGCCACCCGCCTCGAGAACATCGCCCGCTTCGTCGACTTCGTCTCCGAGAGCATCGCCCGCGCCGCGGAACAGGCCCGCGACGTCCTCTACACGAAACCCGAAGCACCCTCGGACAGCACCGCCTGA
- a CDS encoding helix-turn-helix transcriptional regulator, producing MAELAGVDRKTVVRLEAGTSDAQLGVWLRIARAAGVPLADLVRE from the coding sequence CTGGCCGAGCTCGCCGGCGTCGACCGGAAAACGGTCGTACGGCTGGAGGCTGGCACCAGCGATGCCCAGCTCGGCGTGTGGCTGCGGATTGCGCGCGCCGCCGGGGTGCCCCTCGCGGACCTGGTCAGGGAGTAG
- a CDS encoding DUF6415 family natural product biosynthesis protein: protein MSQPQDDDDDVNPLVARALAEYMKRPPAEDVARLVDMLLTRGQELHDRVAELPEQDLPVGAGDVLSSWGYFSQAGPIGSSPNSNWNHCRALARIVQRLIPIARDYTTASAP from the coding sequence ATGAGCCAGCCCCAGGACGACGATGACGACGTGAACCCTCTGGTCGCTCGCGCTCTCGCCGAGTACATGAAGCGCCCGCCGGCGGAGGATGTGGCCCGGCTTGTCGACATGCTCCTGACCCGCGGGCAGGAACTGCACGACCGCGTGGCCGAGCTCCCTGAACAGGACCTTCCGGTCGGGGCCGGTGACGTCCTGTCCTCGTGGGGGTACTTCTCCCAGGCCGGTCCCATTGGCTCGAGCCCCAACTCGAACTGGAACCACTGCCGCGCTCTGGCCCGCATCGTTCAGCGCCTGATCCCCATCGCGCGGGACTACACGACGGCGAGCGCTCCGTGA
- a CDS encoding DUF4097 family beta strand repeat-containing protein, which produces MQKFDTPAPISTVLDIPAGHIRFIAADRDNTTVEILPADASKSRDVKAAEETTATYDGGVLRIEAAPAKNRILGSSGSVEITVQLPAGSHVEAKTASAELRGVGRLGDVTFEGAQATVKIDEAASARLTLMAGDVSLGRLGGDAQISTQKGDLHIAEAVRGTVTLRTEAGEITVVAARGVSASLDAGTTYGRVHNSLQNAGGTPGLNIHASTSYGNITARSL; this is translated from the coding sequence ATGCAGAAGTTCGACACCCCCGCCCCGATCTCCACCGTCCTCGACATCCCCGCCGGGCACATCCGGTTCATCGCCGCCGACCGCGACAACACCACCGTCGAGATCCTGCCCGCCGACGCCTCCAAGAGCCGCGACGTGAAGGCCGCCGAGGAGACCACCGCCACCTACGACGGCGGTGTCCTGCGCATCGAGGCCGCACCGGCCAAGAACCGGATCCTCGGCTCTTCCGGGTCGGTGGAGATCACCGTCCAGCTGCCCGCCGGCTCCCACGTCGAGGCGAAGACGGCCAGCGCCGAACTCCGCGGCGTCGGGCGCCTCGGCGACGTCACCTTCGAGGGCGCGCAGGCCACGGTCAAGATCGACGAGGCCGCGAGCGCCCGCCTCACCCTGATGGCCGGCGACGTCTCGCTCGGCCGCCTGGGCGGGGACGCGCAGATCAGCACCCAGAAGGGCGACCTCCACATCGCCGAGGCGGTCCGCGGCACGGTCACGCTGCGCACCGAGGCCGGCGAGATCACGGTCGTCGCCGCCCGCGGCGTCTCCGCCTCCCTGGACGCCGGCACCACCTACGGCCGTGTGCACAACTCGCTCCAGAACGCCGGTGGCACCCCCGGCCTGAACATCCACGCCAGCACCTCGTACGGCAACATCACCGCCCGCAGCCTCTAA
- a CDS encoding dihydrofolate reductase family protein, translated as MGLIHIELFATLDLVGQAPGGPDEDPAGFPFGGWQAPLLDEVAGAQVGAAYEGTDALLLGRRTYDIFAAYWPHQEGGEDNEIATLFNRVPKYVASRGRPDLSWAGSTQLGPDLAAAVREIRDRHEHVKVVGSLNLVQSLLREKLFDRLDLWVHPIMLGVGKKVFDEGTVPTNVTLLAPPAAGPKGTVYLRYGLADGTPATGDMSAPDRGVGSND; from the coding sequence ATGGGCCTCATCCACATCGAGCTGTTCGCGACCCTCGACCTCGTCGGGCAGGCGCCCGGCGGCCCCGACGAGGACCCGGCCGGGTTCCCGTTCGGCGGCTGGCAGGCGCCCCTGCTGGACGAGGTCGCCGGGGCACAGGTCGGTGCCGCGTACGAAGGCACGGACGCCCTCCTGCTCGGCCGGCGGACGTACGACATCTTCGCCGCCTACTGGCCTCACCAGGAGGGCGGCGAGGACAACGAGATCGCCACGCTCTTCAACCGCGTCCCCAAGTACGTGGCCTCTCGCGGCCGACCCGACCTCTCGTGGGCCGGGTCCACGCAACTCGGCCCGGACCTGGCCGCCGCGGTGCGCGAGATCCGTGACCGCCACGAGCACGTGAAGGTCGTCGGGAGCCTGAACCTCGTGCAGAGCCTCCTGCGCGAGAAGCTCTTCGACCGTCTCGACCTCTGGGTGCACCCGATCATGCTGGGCGTCGGGAAGAAGGTGTTCGACGAAGGCACGGTGCCCACCAACGTCACGCTCCTCGCACCCCCGGCGGCCGGCCCGAAGGGCACCGTGTACCTCCGCTACGGACTCGCCGACGGCACGCCCGCGACGGGCGACATGAGCGCACCCGATCGCGGTGTCGGAAGCAACGACTGA
- a CDS encoding ATP-binding cassette domain-containing protein yields the protein MTNLAIAANGLRKSYGDKSVLDGIDLSVPEGTIFSLLGPNGAGKTTAVKILSTLISADAGEIRVAGHDLAADPQAVRAAIGVTGQFSAVDGLITGEENMLLMADLHHLSKSEGQRVTAELLERFDLVEAAKKPAASYSGGMKRRLDIAMTLVGNPRIIFLDEPTTGLDPRSRHNMWQIIRELVTGGVTVFLTTQYLEEADQLADRIAVLNNGKIAAEGTAEELKRLIPGGHVRLRFSDPAAYQAAAAVLGEVARDDEALALQIASDGSQRDLRSVLDRLDSAGVEADELTVHTPDLDDVFFALTGATVPSQTNEAKEAVR from the coding sequence ATGACCAACCTGGCCATCGCGGCGAACGGGCTGCGCAAGTCCTATGGCGACAAGAGCGTTCTCGACGGCATCGACCTGAGCGTTCCGGAGGGGACGATCTTCTCTCTGCTCGGGCCGAACGGCGCCGGGAAGACCACCGCCGTCAAGATCCTCTCCACTCTCATCAGTGCCGACGCCGGTGAGATCCGCGTGGCCGGCCACGATCTGGCGGCCGATCCGCAGGCGGTGCGGGCGGCGATCGGTGTCACCGGGCAGTTCTCCGCGGTCGACGGGCTGATCACCGGTGAGGAGAACATGCTCCTCATGGCCGACCTGCACCACCTGTCCAAGAGCGAGGGACAGCGGGTGACCGCCGAACTGCTGGAGCGGTTCGACCTGGTGGAAGCCGCCAAGAAGCCCGCCGCCAGCTACTCCGGCGGCATGAAGCGACGCCTCGACATCGCCATGACCCTGGTCGGCAACCCGCGGATCATCTTCCTCGACGAGCCCACCACCGGCCTCGACCCGCGCTCCCGCCACAACATGTGGCAGATCATCCGCGAACTCGTCACCGGCGGCGTCACCGTCTTCCTCACCACCCAGTACCTCGAGGAAGCCGACCAGCTCGCCGACCGCATCGCCGTCCTCAACAACGGCAAAATCGCCGCCGAAGGCACCGCCGAAGAACTCAAGCGGCTCATCCCCGGCGGACACGTCCGGCTGAGGTTCTCCGACCCGGCCGCTTACCAGGCCGCCGCCGCCGTGCTGGGCGAGGTCGCCCGGGACGACGAGGCGCTGGCGCTGCAGATTGCCAGCGACGGCAGCCAGCGCGACCTGCGCTCCGTCCTCGACCGGCTGGACTCCGCCGGTGTCGAGGCGGACGAGCTCACCGTGCACACCCCCGACCTCGACGACGTGTTCTTCGCTCTCACCGGCGCCACCGTGCCCAGCCAGACCAACGAGGCCAAGGAGGCCGTCCGATGA
- a CDS encoding helix-turn-helix transcriptional regulator, whose protein sequence is MNRTDRLYALVEELRAASPRPRTARWLAGRFEVSTRTIERDLAALQQAGVPVYAETGRTGGYVLAKDQTLPPLTITSAEATALAVALHALAGTPFARDARSALQKVLAVMPQRERHGADELAGRVRLAAPARQPAAVPQALREALSMRRVLRLSYSDAQGAATDRCVEPHGFLGGDHWYLIGWCRLRSAVRGFRLDRIRHVETLAETVPPRVLDLAELDTLGWEFIGLDELVKTDRGLSPEA, encoded by the coding sequence GTGAACCGAACCGATCGTCTGTACGCCCTGGTGGAAGAACTGCGAGCGGCCTCCCCCCGGCCGCGCACCGCACGCTGGCTGGCGGGCCGGTTCGAGGTCAGTACCCGGACCATCGAGCGCGACCTCGCCGCCCTGCAGCAGGCAGGAGTCCCCGTCTACGCCGAGACCGGCCGCACCGGAGGCTACGTGCTCGCCAAGGACCAGACCCTCCCGCCGCTGACGATCACCTCGGCGGAGGCGACTGCGCTCGCGGTGGCCCTGCACGCCCTGGCCGGCACCCCCTTCGCCCGGGACGCCCGGTCCGCCCTGCAGAAAGTCCTCGCCGTCATGCCGCAGCGCGAGCGACACGGCGCGGACGAACTGGCCGGCCGGGTCCGACTCGCCGCACCCGCCCGGCAACCCGCCGCCGTGCCCCAAGCCCTGCGCGAGGCGCTCTCGATGCGCCGGGTCCTGCGCCTGTCCTATTCCGACGCGCAGGGCGCCGCCACCGACCGCTGCGTGGAACCCCACGGCTTCCTCGGCGGCGACCACTGGTACCTCATCGGCTGGTGCCGGCTGCGCTCCGCGGTCCGCGGCTTCCGGCTGGACCGCATCCGGCACGTCGAGACACTGGCCGAGACGGTCCCGCCGCGCGTGCTCGACCTCGCCGAGCTCGACACGCTGGGTTGGGAGTTCATCGGCCTCGACGAACTCGTAAAGACCGACAGGGGGTTGTCGCCCGAGGCGTAG
- a CDS encoding YqjF family protein, translating into MQPASSVTPDAPARIHDPLLTQEWLDLAFIHWAVDPGVVEPLLPSGTVPDTHDGVSYVGLVAFRMHRVGWLRLPGVPYFGSFPETNVRLYSVDAQGRRGVVFRSMDASRLIPVVMGRLGFRLPYLWSRMSVRTDGDTVHYASSRRWPGPRGAHSRITVARGERIAEPTELEHFLTARWGMHNAFFGGAAYLPNDHPRWPLYRAELLACDENLLDAAGLPAPRQAPVSVLYSPGVPVRLGRPSRTTAALPHARRPL; encoded by the coding sequence GTGCAGCCAGCCTCGTCCGTGACGCCCGATGCCCCCGCCCGCATACACGACCCGCTCCTCACCCAGGAGTGGCTCGATCTCGCCTTCATCCACTGGGCCGTCGACCCCGGCGTCGTGGAGCCGCTGCTGCCGAGCGGAACCGTGCCCGATACGCACGACGGGGTCAGTTACGTCGGCCTCGTGGCCTTCCGGATGCACCGGGTCGGGTGGCTCCGGCTGCCCGGAGTGCCGTACTTCGGCTCGTTCCCCGAGACCAACGTGCGCCTGTACTCGGTCGACGCGCAGGGACGGCGCGGTGTCGTGTTCCGGTCGATGGATGCGTCACGGCTGATCCCGGTCGTGATGGGGCGGCTCGGCTTCCGGCTGCCCTACCTGTGGTCCCGGATGAGCGTCCGCACCGACGGCGACACGGTCCACTACGCCAGTTCCCGCCGCTGGCCCGGCCCGCGCGGGGCCCACAGCCGCATCACGGTGGCCAGGGGCGAGCGGATCGCGGAGCCCACCGAGCTGGAGCACTTCCTCACCGCCCGGTGGGGCATGCACAACGCCTTCTTCGGCGGAGCGGCGTACCTGCCCAACGACCACCCGCGCTGGCCGCTGTACCGAGCGGAACTCCTCGCGTGCGACGAGAACCTGCTCGATGCGGCCGGCCTCCCGGCACCACGGCAGGCCCCGGTCAGCGTCCTGTACTCCCCCGGAGTCCCGGTACGACTCGGCCGGCCGTCCCGCACCACCGCTGCCCTGCCCCACGCGCGCCGGCCGCTCTAG